From a region of the Balaenoptera ricei isolate mBalRic1 chromosome 11, mBalRic1.hap2, whole genome shotgun sequence genome:
- the LOC132374058 gene encoding endogenous retrovirus group K member 13-1 Env polyprotein-like: MNARVTKLASNTSLDHSLCIYRLRIEDTGHYLCIETTIGNQGTLLAGHQITVVKTVTGLQFPAFMASEFPQFDFPVCNDTWTKASVWCTLDYDNGTILVSSVPVNNNSLVFYKQWEFWKLALSFSYRPVITCVAPPYALLIGDLIVENTMNPIGYNITCVNCIFSSCVLPVKGSTSVMIMKQPSYVMLPVNLSEPWYHNTGMQAWLELTEALKRPKRFIGVLICAILALAALTATAATAGIALSQTIHQAHYVNQLSKNTSVALALQSHIDTQLKTEVDELKNVLIGIGDQVMALKLKMRLICHAKYTWICVTQHLYNDSQWDWEKVKMHILSVWTDGHISLDIQKLNAEIQAIQEAHLDEDGPQNLIQGLLDQLQGLNPIQWIHGGLSGLISIGVLLLLVIGLLPCIVRFVMGRFAILRQDVHGLKLHYQALKNNKKGGNVVAPKL, from the coding sequence ATGAATGCTAGAGTAACTAAGCTTGCTTCTAATACTTCGTTGGATCATTCTCTATGCATATATCGCTTGAGGATTGAAGATACTGGACATTATTTGTGTATTGAAACTACCATAGGTAATCAAGGGACGTTATTAGCTGGACATCAAATTACGGTCGTAAAGACTGTCACAGGACtacaatttcctgcttttatggcttctgaattcccgcagtttgattttcctgtttgtaatgATACATGGACTAAAGCCTCTGTCTGGTGTACTTTAGATTATGATAATGGCACCATACTAGTTTCTTCTGTCCCCGTTAATAATAACAGCCTTGTTTTTTACAAGCAATGGGAATTCTGGAAACTTGCCTTATCCTTTTCTTATAGACCGGTGATTACTTGCGTCGCTCCTCCTTATGCTTTATTGATTGGAGATTTAATTGTAGAAAACACTATGAATCCTATAGGTTATAATATTACTTGTGTTAATTGTATCTTTAGTAGTTGTGTTTTGCCCGTTAAAGGATCTACATCTGTTATGATTATGAAGCAACCTTCTTATGTAATGTTACCTGTTAATTTGTCTGAACCATGGTATCATAACACTGGCATGCAAGCCTGGCTGGAATTGACTGAAGCATTAAAACGACCAAAGAGATTTATAGGTGTTCTAATATGTGCAATCCTAGCCTTAGCAGCTTTAACTGCTACTGCGGCCACTGCTGGGATTGCTCTTTCACAAACTATTCACCAGGCTCATTATGTTAATCAGTTATCTAAAAATACTAGTGTAGCATTAGCCCTACAAAGTCATATTGATACCCAACTAAAAACGGAagtagatgaattaaaaaatgttctaataggaataggggatcaagttatggctttaaaattaaaaatgcgtttgatttgtcatgccaaatatacctggatttgtgtaactcaacatttatataatgattcacaatgggattgggaaaaagtaaaaatgcatatattaagtgtATGGACTGATGGACACATTAGCCTTGATATTCAAAAGTTAAATGCCGAAATACAAGCTATTCAAGAGGCCCACCTGGACGAAGATGGACCCCAGAATTTGATTCAAGGATTATTAGATCAACTACAAGGGCTAAATCCGATACAATGGATTCATGGAGGGCTCTCAGGCCTGATATCAATTGGTGTACTACTTTTATTGGTGATCGGTTTATTACCTTGTATTGTTAGATTTGTAATGGGGCGCTTCGCTATCTTGCGTCAGGATGttcatggcttaaaactacattatcaagctttaaaaaataataaaaaagggggaaatgtggtggcccccaagctgtaa